A window of the Streptomyces sp. NBC_00250 genome harbors these coding sequences:
- a CDS encoding carbohydrate ABC transporter permease, with protein MSALRTSRPARIGQYAALLAYLVFLAFPFLWLVSTAFKPAPELASLHPTWIPKDPTLDNFRQAFDEQPLLRAAANSLVAAVAAAVIAVAVATPLAYVTARHRGRLASAATGWVVISQAFPFVLVIIPLFLILKNLHLINSVFGLVLVYVVWSLPFALWMLMGYVRAVPAELEEAAAVDGAGRLRTLVSVTAPLLVPGIVATALFAFVTAWNEFFFALVLLKTPEKQTLPVVLTHFLGAEGVADLGPLAAAAFLATLPSLVVFAVLQRRITGGMLAGAVKS; from the coding sequence GTGAGCGCCCTCCGGACGAGCCGACCCGCGCGCATCGGCCAGTACGCGGCCCTCCTCGCGTATCTGGTCTTCCTCGCCTTCCCCTTCCTCTGGCTGGTCTCCACCGCCTTCAAGCCCGCCCCCGAGCTGGCCTCGCTCCACCCCACCTGGATCCCGAAGGACCCCACGCTCGACAACTTCCGGCAGGCCTTCGACGAGCAGCCGCTGCTCAGGGCCGCCGCCAACAGCCTGGTCGCAGCGGTCGCCGCGGCCGTGATCGCGGTGGCCGTCGCGACCCCGCTCGCCTATGTGACGGCCCGCCACCGGGGCAGACTCGCCTCGGCCGCCACCGGCTGGGTGGTGATCAGCCAGGCCTTCCCGTTCGTGCTCGTCATCATCCCGCTCTTCCTGATCCTCAAGAACCTGCACCTGATCAACAGCGTGTTCGGCCTCGTCCTGGTCTACGTGGTCTGGTCGCTGCCCTTCGCCCTCTGGATGCTGATGGGGTACGTCCGGGCCGTCCCCGCCGAACTGGAGGAGGCCGCCGCCGTCGACGGCGCGGGCCGGCTCCGTACCCTCGTCTCGGTCACCGCCCCGCTGCTCGTCCCCGGGATCGTCGCCACCGCCCTCTTCGCCTTCGTCACCGCGTGGAACGAGTTCTTCTTCGCGCTCGTGCTGCTCAAGACCCCGGAGAAGCAGACCCTGCCGGTCGTCCTCACCCACTTCCTCGGCGCCGAGGGCGTCGCCGACCTCGGCCCGCTGGCCGCCGCCGCCTTCCTCGCCACGCTGCCGTCCCTCGTCGTCTTCGCCGTCCTCCAGAGACGGATCACCGGCGGGATGCTGGCCGGGGCGGTGAAGTCATGA
- a CDS encoding carbohydrate ABC transporter permease: protein MSTVTATKRPGGTRTPRDAHGTRPRGPDFGAWFLVLPALLPILVLSVGPLLYGIALAFTDAQSGRTQATSWVGTLNFQDLLHDSLFWESFRIGVVWAVGVTVPQFLLALGLALLLDQKLRFRWLARALAIVPWAMPEVVVGIMWRLVYNPDAGILNETIRTLGFGEGRDWLSGLATALPAVVLVGVWAGMPQTTVALLAGLQNTPRELHEAAALDGAGAWRRFRAVTWPALRPVALAITALNLIWNFNSFALVYVLTSGGPGGRTRLPMLFAYEEAFRYGQFGYAAAMGCVMIAAVSVLIALSLVRRLKGDQDR from the coding sequence GTGAGCACGGTGACCGCGACGAAGCGCCCGGGCGGGACGCGCACACCGCGCGACGCCCACGGGACACGCCCCCGCGGCCCCGACTTCGGAGCCTGGTTCCTGGTGCTCCCGGCGCTGCTGCCGATCCTGGTCCTCAGCGTCGGCCCACTGCTCTACGGCATCGCGCTCGCCTTCACGGACGCCCAGTCCGGCCGCACCCAGGCCACGAGCTGGGTGGGCACCCTCAACTTCCAGGACCTGCTGCACGACAGCCTCTTCTGGGAATCGTTCCGCATCGGAGTCGTCTGGGCCGTCGGTGTCACCGTCCCCCAGTTCCTGCTCGCCCTCGGCCTCGCCCTCCTGCTCGACCAGAAGCTCCGCTTCCGCTGGCTGGCGCGAGCCCTCGCCATCGTTCCCTGGGCGATGCCCGAGGTCGTCGTCGGCATCATGTGGCGGCTCGTCTACAACCCCGACGCCGGCATCCTCAACGAGACGATCCGCACCCTGGGGTTCGGCGAGGGCCGTGACTGGCTCTCCGGGCTCGCCACCGCCCTCCCCGCCGTCGTCCTCGTCGGCGTCTGGGCCGGGATGCCGCAGACCACCGTCGCCCTGCTCGCCGGACTCCAGAACACCCCGCGCGAACTCCACGAGGCCGCCGCCCTCGACGGCGCCGGAGCCTGGCGCCGCTTCCGCGCCGTCACCTGGCCCGCGCTGAGACCGGTCGCCCTCGCCATCACCGCCCTCAACCTGATCTGGAACTTCAACTCCTTCGCCCTGGTCTACGTACTGACCAGCGGCGGACCGGGCGGCCGGACCCGGCTCCCCATGCTCTTCGCCTACGAAGAGGCCTTCCGCTACGGACAGTTCGGCTACGCGGCCGCGATGGGCTGCGTGATGATCGCCGCCGTCTCCGTGCTCATCGCCCTCTCCCTCGTACGCCGGCTGAAAGGGGACCAGGACCGGTGA
- a CDS encoding phosphotransferase enzyme family protein, whose protein sequence is MDEARAREILAAAGVPVAEARLLALGENAVFAVGDLAVKVGRDAEVFERAERELALAAWLADAEVPAVRAAEEKPRLVEGHPLTFWHRLPEAVRPAEPRDLGPLLRRIHALPEPVAFSLPRRDLLGGVERWLRLAGDAIDPADAAFLRERRDSFAPAAAALTPHLTPGPIHGDALPRNVHVGPDGPVLVDLETFSSDLREHDLVVLALSRDRYGLDPAAYEAFTEAYGWDVREWEGCAVLRGARETASCAWVAQHAPSNPKALAEFERRVASLRDGDPEVRWYPF, encoded by the coding sequence ATGGACGAGGCGCGGGCGCGGGAGATCCTGGCCGCGGCGGGGGTGCCGGTCGCGGAGGCGCGGCTGCTGGCCCTCGGTGAGAACGCGGTCTTCGCCGTGGGCGATCTCGCCGTGAAGGTGGGCCGGGACGCGGAGGTGTTCGAGCGGGCCGAGCGGGAGCTGGCGCTGGCCGCCTGGCTCGCCGACGCGGAGGTGCCGGCCGTGCGGGCCGCCGAGGAGAAGCCGCGTCTGGTCGAGGGGCACCCGCTGACCTTCTGGCACCGGCTGCCCGAGGCGGTGCGGCCGGCGGAGCCGCGCGATCTGGGGCCGCTGCTCCGGCGGATCCACGCCCTGCCGGAGCCGGTGGCCTTCTCGCTGCCGCGTCGTGACCTGCTCGGCGGGGTCGAGCGGTGGCTGCGGCTCGCGGGGGACGCGATCGATCCGGCGGACGCGGCGTTCCTGCGGGAGCGGCGCGATTCCTTCGCCCCGGCGGCCGCCGCGCTGACCCCGCACCTGACGCCCGGCCCGATCCACGGTGACGCCCTCCCCCGGAACGTCCATGTCGGCCCCGACGGCCCGGTCCTGGTGGACCTGGAGACCTTCTCCTCCGACCTGCGCGAGCACGACCTGGTGGTGCTCGCCCTGTCCCGCGACCGGTACGGCCTGGACCCGGCCGCGTACGAGGCCTTCACCGAGGCGTACGGCTGGGACGTACGGGAGTGGGAGGGGTGCGCGGTGCTGCGCGGCGCGCGGGAGACCGCGAGCTGCGCGTGGGTGGCACAGCACGCGCCGTCGAACCCGAAGGCTTTGGCCGAATTCGAGCGGCGGGTGGCCTCGCTGCGGGACGGCGACCCCGAGGTGCGCTGGTACCCGTTCTGA
- a CDS encoding alpha/beta fold hydrolase has translation MRVELSEVTLDVEVSGEGPAVLLVHGFPDSQLLWRHQVPALNAAGFMTVAPTLRGFGASDRPEGGPEAYHPAKHVGDMLELLAGLGIDRVHLVGHDWGSGVVQGLAGVVPDRVRSLSLLSVGHLGGMRAAGWEQRQLSWYMVLFQLAGLAEDWLARDDYANLREMLGEHPDAESVIEPIRAPGALTAALNIYRAGLPPEVLFGAELPLVPLPKLPVMGLWSTGDRFLTEHSMAATGEFVSGSWRYERIEEAGHWLQLDQPEKVNELLLSFLEENA, from the coding sequence ATGCGTGTGGAACTTTCCGAGGTGACGCTCGACGTCGAGGTGAGCGGTGAGGGACCGGCCGTGCTGCTCGTGCACGGCTTCCCCGACAGCCAGCTTCTCTGGCGTCACCAGGTTCCGGCGCTGAACGCGGCCGGGTTCATGACGGTCGCCCCGACACTGAGGGGCTTCGGGGCCTCGGACCGTCCCGAGGGCGGTCCGGAGGCGTACCACCCGGCCAAGCACGTCGGCGACATGCTGGAGCTGCTCGCCGGGCTCGGCATCGACCGGGTCCACCTCGTGGGCCACGACTGGGGTTCCGGCGTCGTCCAGGGTCTCGCCGGTGTGGTGCCGGACCGGGTGCGCAGCCTGAGCCTGCTGTCGGTGGGGCACCTGGGCGGCATGCGGGCCGCCGGCTGGGAGCAGCGGCAGCTGTCCTGGTACATGGTGCTCTTCCAGCTGGCCGGGCTCGCCGAGGACTGGCTCGCGCGTGACGACTACGCCAACCTCCGCGAGATGCTGGGCGAGCACCCGGACGCGGAGTCCGTGATCGAGCCGATCCGCGCCCCTGGCGCGCTCACGGCCGCGCTGAACATCTACCGGGCCGGTCTCCCTCCGGAGGTCCTGTTCGGCGCCGAGCTGCCGCTGGTGCCGCTGCCGAAGCTTCCGGTGATGGGCCTGTGGTCCACCGGCGACCGCTTCCTGACCGAGCACTCGATGGCCGCCACGGGCGAGTTCGTCAGCGGCTCCTGGCGCTACGAGCGCATCGAGGAGGCCGGCCACTGGCTCCAGCTGGACCAGCCGGAGAAGGTGAACGAGCTGCTGCTCTCCTTCCTGGAGGAGAACGCGTAA
- a CDS encoding 3'-5' exonuclease: MAWHGETLVGFDLETTGTEPLEARIVTASIIEVDGGGHVTRRRDWLADPGIRIPEQASAIHGISNERAAAEGRPVREVADEIAKTLAEYWEDGVPVVAYNASFDLTLLSAELRRHGLPSLSERLGGAPIGPVVDPYTIDRAVDRYRRGKRNLEAVCGEYGVVLEAAHQAAADALAAVRVAVAIAERHRQVAELNPAELHERQIAWYRAWAENFQAFLRRKGDTEAVVESTWPLREAVAAAV, translated from the coding sequence ATGGCTTGGCACGGCGAGACGCTGGTCGGCTTCGACCTGGAGACGACCGGCACCGAACCGCTGGAGGCCCGTATCGTGACGGCCTCGATCATCGAGGTCGACGGCGGGGGACACGTCACGCGCCGGCGGGACTGGCTCGCCGACCCGGGCATCCGCATCCCGGAGCAGGCCTCCGCGATCCACGGCATCAGCAACGAGCGGGCGGCCGCCGAAGGCCGCCCGGTCCGCGAGGTCGCCGACGAGATCGCGAAGACCCTCGCCGAGTACTGGGAGGACGGCGTCCCGGTCGTGGCGTACAACGCCAGCTTCGACCTGACGCTGCTCTCCGCCGAGCTGCGCCGCCACGGACTGCCCTCGCTGAGCGAGCGGCTCGGCGGCGCCCCCATCGGGCCCGTCGTCGACCCGTACACCATCGACCGGGCCGTCGACCGCTACCGCCGCGGCAAGCGGAACCTGGAAGCGGTCTGCGGGGAGTACGGAGTCGTGCTCGAAGCCGCCCACCAGGCCGCCGCCGACGCGCTCGCCGCCGTCCGGGTCGCCGTCGCGATAGCCGAGCGGCACCGCCAGGTCGCCGAGCTGAACCCGGCCGAGCTCCATGAGCGCCAGATCGCCTGGTACCGCGCCTGGGCCGAGAACTTCCAGGCCTTCCTGCGCCGCAAGGGCGACACGGAGGCGGTCGTCGAGTCCACCTGGCCGCTGCGCGAGGCGGTCGCGGCGGCGGTGTAG
- a CDS encoding SAV2148 family HEPN domain-containing protein translates to MSSGGLELPPGDQGREGGPADPSEAPPGAVAPPGAVPPGTVTVARPVEIGAELDWGAEAWSEVRTRAQRAGRAYIWLNLVEQRLRAVVAAVLRPVYEPVHGEEWVVAAAGPAGQEWVQRAVAVREVSRRKGYLLDPADDNVLSFLTLPQLRELMVQHWPCFEPYFDDRREVELALDELEVTRNVVSRNRALSLTVLAQSERASARILEILGSGAGVPSADRLPVDAVEDLVGDRYADVVSVHPDRVRLQRQLPAEDLFGGARRLDATGIGLNLLVQNFSGRRMVRLAESGCRTRLLFLNPASSAVKRRERELGLKKGELSRSVEMNILHMRRVRSKLRDPGAFQIHVFDETPRFTAYLVDGDGPDGVGVVQSYLRRARGMEAPVLVLRGGGRNVVRHGQGIRDGDHGLFETYREEFESVWLDSRPVS, encoded by the coding sequence GTGAGCTCGGGAGGTCTGGAGCTGCCCCCAGGGGATCAGGGTCGCGAGGGGGGTCCCGCCGACCCCTCCGAAGCGCCGCCCGGCGCGGTCGCGCCGCCCGGAGCCGTGCCGCCCGGCACGGTCACCGTCGCCCGGCCCGTGGAGATCGGAGCGGAGCTCGACTGGGGCGCCGAGGCCTGGAGCGAGGTCCGCACCCGCGCCCAGCGCGCCGGACGGGCCTACATCTGGCTGAACCTCGTCGAACAGCGGCTCCGCGCCGTGGTCGCCGCCGTCCTGCGACCCGTGTACGAACCCGTGCACGGCGAGGAGTGGGTGGTGGCCGCGGCCGGCCCGGCGGGCCAGGAGTGGGTGCAGCGGGCGGTCGCCGTCCGCGAGGTCTCGCGGCGCAAGGGCTATCTGCTCGACCCCGCCGACGACAACGTCCTCAGCTTCCTCACCCTGCCGCAGCTGCGCGAGCTGATGGTCCAGCACTGGCCCTGCTTCGAGCCCTACTTCGACGACCGGCGCGAGGTCGAGCTGGCCCTGGACGAGCTGGAGGTCACGCGCAACGTGGTCTCCCGCAACCGGGCCCTGTCGCTGACCGTCCTCGCCCAGTCCGAACGGGCCTCCGCGCGCATCCTGGAGATCCTCGGCAGCGGTGCCGGGGTGCCCTCCGCCGACCGGCTGCCCGTCGACGCGGTCGAGGACCTCGTCGGCGACCGGTACGCGGACGTGGTCTCCGTCCACCCCGACCGGGTCCGGCTCCAGCGGCAGCTGCCCGCCGAGGACCTCTTCGGCGGGGCCCGCCGCCTCGACGCCACCGGCATAGGTCTCAATCTGCTCGTGCAGAACTTCTCGGGCCGCCGCATGGTCCGCCTCGCCGAGTCCGGCTGCCGGACCCGGCTGCTCTTCCTCAACCCCGCGAGCAGCGCCGTCAAGCGCCGCGAGCGCGAACTCGGCCTGAAGAAGGGCGAACTGAGCCGCTCGGTCGAGATGAACATCCTGCACATGCGCCGGGTCCGCTCCAAGCTCCGCGACCCGGGCGCCTTCCAGATCCACGTCTTCGACGAGACCCCCCGCTTCACCGCCTACCTGGTGGACGGCGACGGCCCGGACGGGGTGGGCGTCGTGCAGTCCTATCTGCGCCGGGCCCGGGGCATGGAGGCCCCCGTCCTCGTCCTGCGCGGCGGCGGGCGGAACGTGGTGCGCCACGGGCAGGGGATCCGTGACGGCGATCACGGACTTTTCGAGACGTACCGGGAGGAGTTCGAGTCCGTCTGGCTCGACTCCCGGCCCGTCTCCTGA
- a CDS encoding copper amine oxidase: MSTQRSLFTGRTRRTRTRGAVLTAAVLLGTATAATGPATGAVAAPPPVPTRTPAVPPPSPTRTPVAPEADCSHAYRITQKLDGGTTWRMCWRYDTDAGLTLDKVTYQPPGAAEPIKVLTSARLAQIHVPYDDGVAEYDDLTGAGFGWGLQNLKPAECPGGTLTTVKVPEVGQIKGLCTTTRARGHAYRMASDSGSKVYQAQAKDLLVYTVNKVGWYEYISEWRFSADGTIGANVGATGSLSPVDYNATDGRGWPIGKGARSYATSHAHNVFWKLDFGLDGSTKDRIEQFDSTVTAPPAGGGGPTVKTKRTVVTKELAGDAKNMRWWRVVSGTGKNADGHARSYEIVPGHTDTHAGRGFTKHDVYFTQARACEKFASNNIGNCAPNAGDSVDKWVNGETLTKPSVWVNIGFHHIARDEDQQPMPVHWQGFQLAPRDVTAMNPLTPADLASQNGQPDLGS, translated from the coding sequence ATGTCCACCCAGCGCAGCCTGTTCACCGGACGAACGCGGCGCACCCGTACGCGGGGCGCCGTTCTGACCGCGGCCGTCCTGCTCGGCACCGCCACGGCCGCCACCGGCCCCGCGACCGGGGCCGTCGCGGCGCCTCCGCCGGTCCCGACGCGCACCCCGGCGGTGCCGCCGCCGTCCCCGACGCGCACCCCCGTCGCACCCGAGGCCGACTGCTCCCACGCCTACCGCATCACGCAGAAGCTCGACGGCGGCACCACCTGGCGCATGTGCTGGCGCTACGACACCGACGCCGGGCTCACGCTCGACAAGGTGACCTACCAGCCGCCCGGTGCCGCGGAGCCCATCAAGGTCCTCACCAGCGCCAGGCTCGCCCAGATCCACGTGCCCTACGACGACGGCGTCGCCGAGTACGACGACCTCACCGGCGCGGGCTTCGGCTGGGGCCTGCAGAACCTCAAGCCGGCCGAGTGCCCCGGCGGCACCCTCACCACCGTCAAGGTGCCCGAGGTCGGCCAGATCAAGGGCCTGTGCACCACCACGCGGGCGCGTGGCCACGCGTACCGCATGGCCAGCGACTCCGGCTCGAAGGTCTACCAGGCGCAGGCCAAGGACCTGCTCGTCTACACCGTGAACAAGGTCGGCTGGTACGAGTACATCTCCGAGTGGCGCTTCTCCGCCGACGGCACCATCGGCGCCAACGTCGGGGCCACCGGCAGCCTCTCGCCCGTCGACTACAACGCCACCGACGGCCGCGGCTGGCCCATCGGAAAGGGCGCCCGCTCCTACGCCACCAGCCACGCCCACAACGTCTTCTGGAAGCTCGACTTCGGCCTCGACGGCTCCACCAAGGACCGGATCGAGCAGTTCGACTCCACCGTCACCGCGCCCCCCGCGGGCGGCGGCGGACCGACCGTGAAGACCAAGCGCACCGTCGTCACCAAGGAGCTCGCCGGCGACGCCAAGAACATGCGCTGGTGGCGGGTGGTCAGCGGCACCGGCAAGAACGCCGACGGCCACGCCCGGTCGTACGAGATCGTCCCCGGCCACACCGACACCCACGCCGGGCGCGGATTCACCAAGCACGACGTGTACTTCACGCAGGCGCGTGCCTGTGAGAAGTTCGCCAGCAACAACATCGGCAACTGCGCGCCCAACGCCGGTGACAGCGTGGACAAATGGGTCAACGGGGAGACTCTGACCAAACCGTCCGTCTGGGTCAACATCGGGTTCCACCACATCGCCCGGGACGAGGACCAGCAGCCGATGCCGGTCCACTGGCAGGGCTTCCAGCTCGCGCCCAGGGACGTAACCGCTATGAATCCGCTCACTCCGGCCGATCTCGCCTCCCAGAACGGGCAGCCGGATCTGGGGAGTTGA
- a CDS encoding Tat pathway signal sequence domain protein — protein sequence MAVTGTAVAIAISLPGSAGADDTPGGRGAVGAGGITDVAGSAGSAGSSGQQGTAGTGGGDGAQAPGAAPPPATVAPVAAEGEKGVGSDPLTDDELARAESLALTPPGAAAQQNVEGGRGPQHLGTDLADPLPGDGTRRAEVRFYDYARDELITRTVNLATGKVEKSGAQRGVQPSVHPEELREAMELILTSPLGKGVKEDYKDATGKELTSTAQLWFNGDLYRTYREANVPPQLARCGEHRCVRLVSKVLNGAWIDTRNLIVDLSARTVTRVG from the coding sequence ATGGCGGTGACGGGAACCGCCGTCGCGATCGCGATCAGCCTGCCGGGTTCGGCGGGGGCCGACGACACGCCGGGCGGCCGTGGCGCCGTCGGGGCGGGGGGAATCACCGACGTGGCCGGCTCCGCCGGTTCCGCCGGTTCTTCGGGACAGCAGGGCACGGCCGGTACGGGGGGCGGCGACGGTGCGCAGGCCCCGGGCGCCGCGCCGCCCCCCGCGACGGTGGCGCCCGTGGCGGCCGAGGGGGAGAAGGGCGTGGGAAGCGACCCGCTCACCGACGACGAGCTCGCCCGGGCCGAGTCGCTGGCGCTCACCCCGCCCGGCGCCGCCGCCCAGCAGAACGTCGAGGGCGGCCGGGGGCCGCAGCACCTGGGCACCGACCTCGCCGACCCGCTGCCGGGGGACGGCACGCGCCGCGCCGAGGTCCGCTTCTACGACTACGCGCGGGACGAGCTCATCACCCGGACCGTCAACCTCGCCACGGGGAAGGTCGAGAAGTCCGGTGCGCAGCGCGGGGTCCAGCCCTCCGTCCACCCCGAGGAGCTGCGCGAGGCCATGGAGCTGATCCTCACGAGCCCGCTCGGCAAGGGCGTCAAGGAGGACTACAAGGACGCCACCGGCAAGGAGCTCACCTCCACCGCCCAGTTGTGGTTCAACGGCGACCTCTACCGCACCTATCGCGAGGCGAACGTGCCTCCGCAGCTCGCCCGTTGCGGCGAGCACCGGTGCGTCCGGCTCGTCAGCAAGGTCCTCAACGGGGCCTGGATCGACACCCGGAACCTGATCGTCGACCTCTCCGCGAGGACCGTCACCCGCGTCGGCTGA
- the glgX gene encoding glycogen debranching protein GlgX, whose amino-acid sequence MQVWPGQAYPLGATYDGAGTNFAVFSEAAHRIELCLLHDDGSETAVELRETDAFVRHAYLPGVMPGQRYGFRVHGPYAPERGLRCNAAKLLLDPYARAVSGQVKWGEAVYGYPFGKPDARNDLDSGPHTMTSVVVNPYFDWGDDRRPRTEYHHTVIYEAHVKGLTMLHPDLPEELRGTYAGLAHPSVIGHLKELGVTALELMPVHQFVNDHRLVDAGLSNYWGYNTIGFFAPHNAYASWGDRGQQVLEFKSAVRALHQAGIEVILDVVYNHTAEGNHLGPTLSFRGLDNPSYYRLSNDPRYYTDTTGTGNSLLMRSPHVLQLIMDSLRYWVTEMHVDGFRFDLAATLARQFHEVDRLSSFFDLVQQDPVVSQVKLIAEPWDVGEGGYQVGNFPPLWTEWNGKYRDCVRDLWRGEPRTLAEFASRLTGSSDLYQDDGRRPLASVNFVTCHDGFTLRDLVSYNDKHNEANGEGNRDGESHNRSWNCGVEGESDEVGIAELRARQSRNFLATLMLSQGVPMLSHGDEFGRTQGGNNNAYCQDNEVSWVRWPKENSEAEATLLRFTRAMVRLRRDHPVFRRRRFFHGRPVEGTHDELTDIAWFTPEGEEMTSRDWQAAHAQALTVFLNGNAISEPGTQGERIADDSFLLMFNASSKELEFSVPDSHGACWRTVVDTSDPEGMPPQEGPELAGGERVSLAPLSLTVLRRPA is encoded by the coding sequence ATGCAGGTCTGGCCGGGACAGGCGTACCCCCTGGGCGCCACCTATGACGGAGCGGGAACCAACTTCGCGGTCTTCTCGGAGGCCGCCCACAGGATCGAGCTGTGTCTGCTCCACGACGACGGCTCGGAGACGGCGGTGGAGCTGCGCGAGACCGACGCGTTCGTGCGGCACGCCTATCTGCCGGGCGTGATGCCCGGTCAGCGCTACGGGTTCCGGGTGCACGGCCCGTACGCCCCGGAGCGCGGGCTGCGCTGCAACGCGGCGAAGCTGCTCCTCGACCCCTACGCGCGCGCGGTGTCGGGGCAGGTCAAGTGGGGGGAGGCGGTGTACGGCTATCCCTTCGGGAAGCCGGACGCGCGCAACGACCTCGACTCGGGCCCGCACACGATGACCTCGGTCGTGGTCAACCCGTACTTCGACTGGGGCGACGACCGGCGGCCGCGCACCGAGTACCACCACACGGTGATCTACGAGGCCCATGTGAAGGGCCTCACGATGCTCCACCCGGACCTGCCGGAGGAGCTGCGCGGGACGTACGCGGGGCTCGCGCACCCGTCGGTGATCGGGCACCTGAAGGAACTGGGCGTCACGGCCCTCGAACTGATGCCCGTCCACCAGTTCGTGAACGACCACCGGCTGGTCGACGCGGGACTCTCCAACTACTGGGGCTACAACACGATCGGCTTCTTCGCCCCGCACAACGCCTACGCCTCCTGGGGCGACCGGGGCCAGCAGGTCCTGGAGTTCAAGTCGGCGGTACGGGCGCTGCACCAGGCCGGCATCGAGGTCATCCTCGACGTGGTCTACAACCACACCGCCGAGGGCAACCACCTGGGCCCCACGCTCTCCTTCCGGGGCCTGGACAACCCCTCGTACTACCGGCTGTCGAACGACCCCCGGTACTACACGGACACCACCGGCACCGGGAACTCGCTGCTCATGCGCTCCCCGCACGTGCTCCAGCTGATCATGGACAGCCTGCGGTACTGGGTGACCGAGATGCACGTGGACGGCTTCCGCTTCGATCTGGCGGCCACCCTGGCCCGCCAGTTCCACGAGGTGGACCGGCTGTCCTCCTTCTTCGACCTGGTGCAGCAGGACCCGGTGGTGAGCCAGGTGAAGCTGATCGCCGAGCCCTGGGACGTCGGCGAGGGCGGCTACCAGGTGGGCAACTTCCCGCCGCTGTGGACCGAGTGGAACGGCAAGTACCGGGACTGCGTACGGGACCTGTGGCGGGGCGAGCCGCGCACCCTCGCCGAGTTCGCCTCCCGGCTGACCGGCTCCTCCGACCTCTACCAGGACGACGGGCGACGACCGCTCGCCTCGGTCAACTTCGTGACCTGCCACGACGGTTTCACCCTGCGGGACCTCGTCTCGTACAACGACAAGCACAACGAGGCCAACGGCGAGGGCAACCGGGACGGCGAGAGCCACAACCGCTCCTGGAACTGCGGCGTCGAGGGCGAGAGCGACGAGGTCGGGATCGCCGAGCTGCGGGCCCGCCAGAGCCGCAACTTCCTGGCCACACTGATGCTTTCGCAAGGCGTGCCGATGCTCAGCCACGGCGACGAGTTCGGGCGCACACAGGGCGGCAACAACAACGCGTACTGCCAGGACAACGAGGTGTCCTGGGTGCGCTGGCCGAAGGAGAACAGCGAGGCGGAGGCCACGCTGCTCCGCTTCACCCGGGCGATGGTCCGGCTGCGCCGGGACCATCCGGTCTTCCGGCGCCGCCGCTTCTTCCACGGGCGGCCGGTGGAGGGCACCCACGACGAACTCACCGACATCGCCTGGTTCACGCCCGAGGGCGAGGAGATGACGTCCCGCGACTGGCAGGCGGCGCACGCCCAGGCGCTCACCGTCTTCCTCAACGGCAACGCCATCTCGGAGCCCGGCACCCAGGGCGAGCGGATCGCCGACGACTCCTTCCTGCTGATGTTCAACGCCTCGTCGAAGGAGCTGGAGTTCTCGGTGCCCGACAGTCACGGGGCCTGCTGGCGGACGGTGGTGGACACCTCCGACCCGGAGGGCATGCCGCCGCAGGAGGGCCCGGAGCTCGCGGGCGGCGAGCGGGTGTCCCTCGCACCGCTCAGCCTGACGGTTCTGCGGCGGCCGGCCTGA